In Lacerta agilis isolate rLacAgi1 chromosome 1, rLacAgi1.pri, whole genome shotgun sequence, the following proteins share a genomic window:
- the GAL gene encoding galanin peptides isoform X1, with protein sequence MQRCTCLLFASLIFCAAVSETFGLVLSAKEKRGWTMNSAGYLLGPHAIDRVFNDKPGLAGKRDIQLEGNTKAGIFGRPLTDDNVMRIVIEFLTYLHLKEAGVLDDIPTTVSSEEINQS encoded by the exons ATGCAGAGGTGTACCTGTCTCCTGTTTGCCTCCTTGATCTTCTGCGCTGCTGTCTCAGAGACTTTCGGACTGGTGTTATCC GctaaagagaaaaggggatggaCTATGAATAGTGCTGGTTATCTGCTTGGTCCAC ATGCAATTGACAGAGTTTTTAATGACAAGCCTGGTCTAGCTGGTAAACGTGACATACAGCTtgaaggaaatacaaaagcag GCATTTTTGGAAGACCACTGACTGATGACAATGTTATGCGTATAGTAATTGAATTTTTGACATACTTACACCTTAAAG aagcTGGGGTTCTTGATGACATACCTACAACAGTTTCTTCAGAAGAAATAAATCAGTCTTGA
- the GAL gene encoding galanin peptides isoform X2, with the protein MQRCTCLLFASLIFCAAVSETFGLVLSAKEKRGWTMNSAGYLLGPRRIDRLLKEMPRARGREEPPGEYAIDRVFNDKPGLAGKRDIQLEGNTKAGIFGRPLTDDNVMRIVIEFLTYLHLKEAGVLDDIPTTVSSEEINQS; encoded by the exons ATGCAGAGGTGTACCTGTCTCCTGTTTGCCTCCTTGATCTTCTGCGCTGCTGTCTCAGAGACTTTCGGACTGGTGTTATCC GctaaagagaaaaggggatggaCTATGAATAGTGCTGGTTATCTGCTTGGTCCAC GTCGTATTGATCGGCTCCTCAAGGAAATGCCCCGTGCAAGGGGGAGAGAAGAGCCACCGGGGGAAT ATGCAATTGACAGAGTTTTTAATGACAAGCCTGGTCTAGCTGGTAAACGTGACATACAGCTtgaaggaaatacaaaagcag GCATTTTTGGAAGACCACTGACTGATGACAATGTTATGCGTATAGTAATTGAATTTTTGACATACTTACACCTTAAAG aagcTGGGGTTCTTGATGACATACCTACAACAGTTTCTTCAGAAGAAATAAATCAGTCTTGA
- the LOC117060895 gene encoding uncharacterized protein LOC117060895 isoform X1 → MPNQTFDHISVIEASDKRPASMKVKTALVCAFIIMMVFFVVESSHTPKGNPIARNWGPQSMLYLKGRYGRRYASSDSEEQYYKLDLDDLNAVMKSIYLLQTFSTTEIPEHQKKMNSSKYGH, encoded by the exons ATGCCAAACCAAACCTTTGATCACATTTCGGTGATAGAAGCGAGTGACAAAAGACCTGCCAGCATG AAAGTTAAAACAGCATTAGTATGTGCTTTTATCATCATGATGGTCTTTTTCGTAGTTGAATCATCCCACACCCCAAAG GGTAATCCAATAGCAAGAAACTGGGGTCCACAATCAATGCTGTATCTCAAGGGAAGAT aTGGTAGAAGATATGCTTCGTCTGATAGTGAAGAACAGTATTACAAGCTTGACTTGGATGATTTGAATGCAGTTATGAAAAGTATTTATTT GTTACAAACATTCAGCACCACTGAAATTCCTGAACATCAGAAGAAAATGAACAGCTCAAAATATGGACATTGA
- the LOC117060895 gene encoding uncharacterized protein LOC117060895 isoform X3 yields MPNQTFDHISVIEASDKRPASMGNPIARNWGPQSMLYLKGRYGRRYASSDSEEQYYKLDLDDLNAVMKSIYLLQTFSTTEIPEHQKKMNSSKYGH; encoded by the exons ATGCCAAACCAAACCTTTGATCACATTTCGGTGATAGAAGCGAGTGACAAAAGACCTGCCAGCATG GGTAATCCAATAGCAAGAAACTGGGGTCCACAATCAATGCTGTATCTCAAGGGAAGAT aTGGTAGAAGATATGCTTCGTCTGATAGTGAAGAACAGTATTACAAGCTTGACTTGGATGATTTGAATGCAGTTATGAAAAGTATTTATTT GTTACAAACATTCAGCACCACTGAAATTCCTGAACATCAGAAGAAAATGAACAGCTCAAAATATGGACATTGA
- the LOC117060895 gene encoding spexin-like isoform X2: MPNQTFDHISVIEASDKRPASMKVKTALVCAFIIMMVFFVVESSHTPKGNPIARNWGPQSMLYLKGRYGRRYASSDSEEQYYKLDLDDLNAVMKSYKHSAPLKFLNIRRK, translated from the exons ATGCCAAACCAAACCTTTGATCACATTTCGGTGATAGAAGCGAGTGACAAAAGACCTGCCAGCATG AAAGTTAAAACAGCATTAGTATGTGCTTTTATCATCATGATGGTCTTTTTCGTAGTTGAATCATCCCACACCCCAAAG GGTAATCCAATAGCAAGAAACTGGGGTCCACAATCAATGCTGTATCTCAAGGGAAGAT aTGGTAGAAGATATGCTTCGTCTGATAGTGAAGAACAGTATTACAAGCTTGACTTGGATGATTTGAATGCAGTTATGAAAA GTTACAAACATTCAGCACCACTGAAATTCCTGAACATCAGAAGAAAATGA